The following proteins are encoded in a genomic region of Thunnus maccoyii chromosome 8, fThuMac1.1, whole genome shotgun sequence:
- the il12ba gene encoding interleukin 12Ba yields MSVTRIKATQDRQFLILHIKGKMKFFEVSIICALLQFSYQKPTSHETLLPNILVVEVDGALGQQPLSCLDSAEELMRRDDKGQDIFWKKNGVEDAQRGNSYLVQLEESLGGGNYTCHNKDGSLLNHTMVLIQEDGTKRRKILVKNDQEDYLKCSTQNYTGEFHCSWTWHSSRIGKVTFIRARRVSDDNDTQCSVDTSGQHWTCSSSQRNFTCSIDSSGYGISCLDEQHCPFAEENQQIHITVYVRTAYFLVESYSKRFYLSEIVKPDKVRISKVNTTMIKWTYPSSWSSPYSYFPLTFQITQLRRGCRRCDNPCTDSKATKTWTVQSTDICHFEVKHKAKAVCVRAKDALCDSQWSEWSHFRLRRKKNNKKNKD; encoded by the exons ATGTCAGTCACTCGTATAAAAGCAACACAGGACCGCCAGTTTCTCATCCTACACATTAAAGGCAAG ATGAAGTTTTTTGAGGTCAGCATCATCTGTGCACTTCTACAATTCAGTTACCAAAAACCCACGAGCCATGAGACTTTGCTGCCCAACA TTCTGGTTGTGGAGGTGGATGGCGCTTTGGGCCAGCAACCcctgagctgtctggactctgCAGAGGAGCTGATGAGGAGAGATGACAAGGGTCAGGATATTTTTTGGAAGAAGAACGGAGTGGAGGACGCACAGAGAGGGAACTCGTACCTGGTGCAGCTGGAGGAGAGCTTAGGAGGGGGCAACTACACCTGCCACAACAAGGACGGATCGCTCCTCAATCACACTATGGTCCTGATTCAAGAAGACGGAACCAAGAGGAGGAAGATTCTGGTGAAAAATGACCAAG AGGATTATTTAAAGTGCTCCACTCAGAATTACACCGGAGAGTTCCACTGCTCTTGGACGTGGCACAGCAGCCGCATTGGGAAAGTAACATTTATCAGAGCTCGACG TGTTTCTGATGACAATGACACCCAGTGTTCTGTGGATACCAGCGGTCAGCACTGGACATGCTCTTCAAGTCAGAGAAACTTCACTTGTTCAATAGACAGCAGCGGATATGGGATCTCCTGCCTGGACGAGCAGCACTGCCCCTTTGCTGAGGAGAACCAGCAAATCCACATCACTGTCTATGTGAGGACGGCGTATTTCCTGGTGGAGAGCTACTCTAAACGCTTTTACCTGTCAGAGATAG TGAAACCTGACAAGGTGAGGATCAGTAAAGTCAATACAACGATGATCAAATGGACTTACCCAAGCTCCTGGAGCAGTCCCTACTCCTACTTCCCCCTCACTTTCCAGATTACGCAGCTCAGGCGGGGATGCAGAAGGTGTGACAACCCGTGCACTGACTCAAAAGCCACAAAG aCCTGGACAGTCCAATCTACAGACATTTGTCACTTTGAAGTCAAGCACAAAGCTAAAGCTGTCTGTGTCCGAGCTAAGGATGCTCTTTGTGACTCACAATGGAGCGAATGGAGCCACTTCAG actgaggaggaagaagaacaacaaaaagaacaaagat